One Scomber japonicus isolate fScoJap1 chromosome 1, fScoJap1.pri, whole genome shotgun sequence DNA window includes the following coding sequences:
- the sltm gene encoding SAFB-like transcription modulator isoform X2: MCFLFYFLDVTDTDDGTRENSKPAPSEDSLAQPEAEALAEAEPESEAMVAEADSEPEVDAEDEPEADAEDEPEVDADAEPEVDEDADPEMDEEAEPEAESELAEMDAEAMNSSKEAEDDHLSVSIQNEDAITLDVDGDDLLETGKHVKLPDPEAEKGTDEPEASAETGPDDDMKAEEIEGHKDGKKDDGSRELTKKDSREALKKAETGDKEKDSGKKGPSTTGASGQAKSSSRDRDGKAAKDEKGVVSSSSNSSSRNIWVSGLSSNTKAADLKNLFGKYGKVLSAKVVTNARSPGSKCYGLVTMSSSTEVTRCVSHLDCTELHGQQIYVERAKNDPFKKEPSKKEAEDKASSSKSSDKRSSTGMKLTNKTQPSYKKEDKKMDKQPEKERDLSKKQETKSGKSDSVSPNSGQGSSKKDDRKHGRAKSPGKMMMADHAKDSNMGKMRPFRRGRYFDNKPFVHMNFQRRPKWLIPPEEFEMMKDKQRPFANKGEDMDILPFEKIKEQRMRERMARMERARRAVELRRRREIAERERRERERVRLLREREERENLLRERQRLEMERQKLERERLERERLERERIRIEQERRKETERMAREREELRRQQEQLRYEQEKRNNLKRGREVEHGRRDDSYWNGNKKIQSDSDVRLNQGSNYNRQQNRFSNFNPRERGRFPEPAVEQPNTYDRRNRFDGEPEVKKSRPAPHRESSGFERYPKNFETVRRAEPPPPPRTELRDTDRRERDERRPVPMHDRPMGARAAMPGMSHNRSPRDGGHGWKNDGMNANKGDMRGPMRMRAERSGRDGPGPSLRGGSSARGGRSSFNDRDGGRPMVMSDQPFSSGRQVVVERHSREQGLRKEWHGGSSSQGAGFPDNRRMGDNRGSMMAPPSSHSSSGMNRIVQITNNPIPSGGNVGGFKPFKGTPRQF, translated from the exons ATGTGCTTTCTATTCTACTTTTTAG ATGTAACTGATACAGATGATGGTACTCGTGAAAATTCTAAGCCTGCACCCAGTGAGGACAGCCTTGCTCAGCCTGAGGCTGAGGCCCTGGCTGAGGCCGAACCAGAATCAGAAGCTATGGTGGCTGAGGCTGACTCAGAGCCAGAGGTGGATGCTGAGGATGAGCCAGAGGCGGATGCTGAGGATGAGCCAGAGGTCGACGCAGACGCTGAGCCAGAGGTGGATGAGGATGCAGACCCAGAGATGGATGAGGAGGCTGAGCCAGAGGCGGAGAGCGAACTGGCTGAGATGGATGCTGAAGCCATGAATTCCTCTAAAGAAGCTGAGGATGATCACCTATCTGTCTCAATCCAAAATGAAGATGCCATCACCCTAGATGTTGATGGGGACGATCTCCTGGAAACAGGTAAACATGTGAAACTTCCAGATCCAGAGGCAGAGAAGGGCACTGATGAGCCAGAGGCCTCTGCTGAGACGGGCCCAGATGATGACATGAAGGCGGAAGAGATCGAGGGCCACAAAGATGGTAAGAAAGATGATGGATCCAGGGAGCTCACGAAGAAAGACAGCAGAGAGGCCTTGAAGAAAGCTGAAACGGGAGATAAAGAAAAGGATTCTGGGAAGAAAGGCCCCTCCACTACTGGGGCATCAGGTCAAGCAAAGAG CTCTTCAAGAGACAGAGACGGAAAAGCTGCAAAGGATGAAAAAG GAGTTGTCAGCagtagcagcaacagcagctctCGTAACATTTGGGTGAGCGGCCTGTCATCAAACACCAAAGCAGCTGATCTGAAGAACCTGTTTGGCAAATACGGGAAG GTTCTAAGTGCGAAGGTGGTTACAAATGCTCGCAGTCCTGGTTCAAAGTGTTACGGCTTGGTGACGATGTCTTCTAGCACAGAAGTGACACGGTGTGTTTCCCACCTCGACTGCACAGAGCTCCACGGGCAGCAGATATATGTGGAAAGG gcCAAAAATGATCCGTTCAAAAAAGAGCCCTCAAAGAAGGAAGCAGAGGACAAAGCAAGTTCCAGCAAATCAAGTGATAAGCGCAGCTCCACCGGGATGAAATTGACAAACAA AACACAGCCATCTTACAAAAAAGAGGACAAGAAAATGGATAAACAgccagaaaaggagagagattTATCCAAGAAACAGGAGACCAAAAGTGGAAAATCTGACTCAGTTTCACCTAACTCGGGCCAAGGTTCCTCAAAGAAAGATGACAGAAAGCATGGGA GGGCAAAGAGTCCAGGCAAGATGATGATGGCCGATCATGCCAAAGATTCTAATATGGGCAAAATGAGACCTTTTAGAAGGGGACGGTATTTTGATAATAAA ccatTTGTTCACATGAATTTTCAAAGACGGCCCAAGTGGTTGATTCCTCCTGAAGAG ttCGAGATGATGAAAGATAAACAGCGACCTTTTGCTAATAAAGGGGAAGACATGGACATCCTGCCTTTTGAGAAGATAAAGGAGCAGAGGATGCGTGAACGGATGGCTCGTATGGAGCGTGCACGTAGAGCTGTAGAGTTACGCAG GCGACGTGAAATTGCAGAAAGAGAACGGCGTGAGCGTGAGCGTGTTCGGCTGTTGCGGGAGCGTGAAGAACGGGAAAATCTGCTCCGGGAACGCCAAAGACTAGAGATGGAAAGACAAAAGCTGGAGAGGGAGCGCTTGGAGAGGGAGAggcttgagagagagaggatccGTATAGAGCAG GAACGGCGTAAAGAGACAGAGCGCATGGCACGTGAACGTGAGGAGCTACGAAGGCAACAGGAGCAGCTCCGCTATGAGCAGGAAAAGAGAAACAACCTCAAAAGAGGCCGTGAAGTCGAACATGG tcgGAGGGATGATTCTTATTGGAATGGCAACAAGAAGATTCAGTCTGACTCTGATGTCCGTCTGAACCAAGGCTCCAACTACAACCGGCAGCAGAACCGCTTTTCGAACTTCAACCCCCGAGAGAGGGGTCGCTTTCCAGAGCCTGCTGTCGAGCAGCCTAACACATATGACAG aCGAAACCGGTTTGACGGTGAGCCTGAAGTAAAAAAGAGTCGCCCTGCTCCTCACAGAGAGAGCTCTGGCTTTGAGCGCTACCCCAAGAACTTTGAAACGGTTCGCAGAGCTGagccaccacctcctccacgcACTGAACTCCGAGACACAGACCGCAGGGAAAGAGATGAGAGACGGCCCGTACCCATGCATGATCGTCCTATGGGAGCTAGAGCTGCAATGCCTGGCATGTCGCACAACCGCTCACCCAGGGATGGAGGGCATGGATGGAAAAATGATGGCATGAATGCCAACAAGGGAGATATGCG AGGACCTATGCGAATGCGTGCAGAGCGATCAGGCAGAGATGGACCTGGTCCATCACTGAGAGGAGGTTCCTCAGCCAGAGGTGGAAGAAGCAGCTTTAATGACCGAGATGGTGGAAGACCCATGGTGATGAGTGACCAG CCATTTAGCTCCGGCCGCCAGGTTGTAGTGGAACGTCACAGCAGGGAGCAGGGACTGAGGAAGGAGTGGCATGGCGGGTCAAGTTCACAGGGCGCAGGATTCCCTGACAATCGCAGAATGGGAGACAACCGGGGCAGCATGATGGCTCCACCTTCCAG TCACTCCTCGTCTGGAATGAACCGAATTGTACAGATCACCAACAACCCCATTCCCAGCGGTGGCAATGTGGGTGGATTCAAGCCCTTCAAAGGAACGCCACGGCAGTTCTAA
- the sltm gene encoding SAFB-like transcription modulator isoform X1 yields the protein MASGAISTESKKISELRVVDLKSELKRRNLDTTGVKSVLLARLKQAIEDEDGDPENIQLHLSADTPPRKGGKPKGKKADSDADTMTEDVFSKESEEYESEKDVTDTDDGTRENSKPAPSEDSLAQPEAEALAEAEPESEAMVAEADSEPEVDAEDEPEADAEDEPEVDADAEPEVDEDADPEMDEEAEPEAESELAEMDAEAMNSSKEAEDDHLSVSIQNEDAITLDVDGDDLLETGKHVKLPDPEAEKGTDEPEASAETGPDDDMKAEEIEGHKDGKKDDGSRELTKKDSREALKKAETGDKEKDSGKKGPSTTGASGQAKSSSRDRDGKAAKDEKGVVSSSSNSSSRNIWVSGLSSNTKAADLKNLFGKYGKVLSAKVVTNARSPGSKCYGLVTMSSSTEVTRCVSHLDCTELHGQQIYVERAKNDPFKKEPSKKEAEDKASSSKSSDKRSSTGMKLTNKTQPSYKKEDKKMDKQPEKERDLSKKQETKSGKSDSVSPNSGQGSSKKDDRKHGRAKSPGKMMMADHAKDSNMGKMRPFRRGRYFDNKPFVHMNFQRRPKWLIPPEEFEMMKDKQRPFANKGEDMDILPFEKIKEQRMRERMARMERARRAVELRRRREIAERERRERERVRLLREREERENLLRERQRLEMERQKLERERLERERLERERIRIEQERRKETERMAREREELRRQQEQLRYEQEKRNNLKRGREVEHGRRDDSYWNGNKKIQSDSDVRLNQGSNYNRQQNRFSNFNPRERGRFPEPAVEQPNTYDRRNRFDGEPEVKKSRPAPHRESSGFERYPKNFETVRRAEPPPPPRTELRDTDRRERDERRPVPMHDRPMGARAAMPGMSHNRSPRDGGHGWKNDGMNANKGDMRGPMRMRAERSGRDGPGPSLRGGSSARGGRSSFNDRDGGRPMVMSDQPFSSGRQVVVERHSREQGLRKEWHGGSSSQGAGFPDNRRMGDNRGSMMAPPSSHSSSGMNRIVQITNNPIPSGGNVGGFKPFKGTPRQF from the exons ATGGCGTCGGGTGCCATTTCCACGGAGTCAAAGAAAATATCAGAATTAAGAGTTGTTGACCTTAAATCCGAGCTCAAACGAAGGAACTTGGATACCACGGGTGTAAAGAGTGTTCTTCTTGCAAGACTGAAACAG GCAATTGAGGATGAAGATGGAGATCCTGAAAACATTCAGCTCCACCTTTCAGCTGACACACCCCCTCGTAAAGGTGGAAAACCTAAAG gGAAAAAAGCGGATTCGGACGCAGACACCATGACGGAAGATGTGTTTTCCAAG GAAAGCGAGGAATATGAATCAGAAAAAG ATGTAACTGATACAGATGATGGTACTCGTGAAAATTCTAAGCCTGCACCCAGTGAGGACAGCCTTGCTCAGCCTGAGGCTGAGGCCCTGGCTGAGGCCGAACCAGAATCAGAAGCTATGGTGGCTGAGGCTGACTCAGAGCCAGAGGTGGATGCTGAGGATGAGCCAGAGGCGGATGCTGAGGATGAGCCAGAGGTCGACGCAGACGCTGAGCCAGAGGTGGATGAGGATGCAGACCCAGAGATGGATGAGGAGGCTGAGCCAGAGGCGGAGAGCGAACTGGCTGAGATGGATGCTGAAGCCATGAATTCCTCTAAAGAAGCTGAGGATGATCACCTATCTGTCTCAATCCAAAATGAAGATGCCATCACCCTAGATGTTGATGGGGACGATCTCCTGGAAACAGGTAAACATGTGAAACTTCCAGATCCAGAGGCAGAGAAGGGCACTGATGAGCCAGAGGCCTCTGCTGAGACGGGCCCAGATGATGACATGAAGGCGGAAGAGATCGAGGGCCACAAAGATGGTAAGAAAGATGATGGATCCAGGGAGCTCACGAAGAAAGACAGCAGAGAGGCCTTGAAGAAAGCTGAAACGGGAGATAAAGAAAAGGATTCTGGGAAGAAAGGCCCCTCCACTACTGGGGCATCAGGTCAAGCAAAGAG CTCTTCAAGAGACAGAGACGGAAAAGCTGCAAAGGATGAAAAAG GAGTTGTCAGCagtagcagcaacagcagctctCGTAACATTTGGGTGAGCGGCCTGTCATCAAACACCAAAGCAGCTGATCTGAAGAACCTGTTTGGCAAATACGGGAAG GTTCTAAGTGCGAAGGTGGTTACAAATGCTCGCAGTCCTGGTTCAAAGTGTTACGGCTTGGTGACGATGTCTTCTAGCACAGAAGTGACACGGTGTGTTTCCCACCTCGACTGCACAGAGCTCCACGGGCAGCAGATATATGTGGAAAGG gcCAAAAATGATCCGTTCAAAAAAGAGCCCTCAAAGAAGGAAGCAGAGGACAAAGCAAGTTCCAGCAAATCAAGTGATAAGCGCAGCTCCACCGGGATGAAATTGACAAACAA AACACAGCCATCTTACAAAAAAGAGGACAAGAAAATGGATAAACAgccagaaaaggagagagattTATCCAAGAAACAGGAGACCAAAAGTGGAAAATCTGACTCAGTTTCACCTAACTCGGGCCAAGGTTCCTCAAAGAAAGATGACAGAAAGCATGGGA GGGCAAAGAGTCCAGGCAAGATGATGATGGCCGATCATGCCAAAGATTCTAATATGGGCAAAATGAGACCTTTTAGAAGGGGACGGTATTTTGATAATAAA ccatTTGTTCACATGAATTTTCAAAGACGGCCCAAGTGGTTGATTCCTCCTGAAGAG ttCGAGATGATGAAAGATAAACAGCGACCTTTTGCTAATAAAGGGGAAGACATGGACATCCTGCCTTTTGAGAAGATAAAGGAGCAGAGGATGCGTGAACGGATGGCTCGTATGGAGCGTGCACGTAGAGCTGTAGAGTTACGCAG GCGACGTGAAATTGCAGAAAGAGAACGGCGTGAGCGTGAGCGTGTTCGGCTGTTGCGGGAGCGTGAAGAACGGGAAAATCTGCTCCGGGAACGCCAAAGACTAGAGATGGAAAGACAAAAGCTGGAGAGGGAGCGCTTGGAGAGGGAGAggcttgagagagagaggatccGTATAGAGCAG GAACGGCGTAAAGAGACAGAGCGCATGGCACGTGAACGTGAGGAGCTACGAAGGCAACAGGAGCAGCTCCGCTATGAGCAGGAAAAGAGAAACAACCTCAAAAGAGGCCGTGAAGTCGAACATGG tcgGAGGGATGATTCTTATTGGAATGGCAACAAGAAGATTCAGTCTGACTCTGATGTCCGTCTGAACCAAGGCTCCAACTACAACCGGCAGCAGAACCGCTTTTCGAACTTCAACCCCCGAGAGAGGGGTCGCTTTCCAGAGCCTGCTGTCGAGCAGCCTAACACATATGACAG aCGAAACCGGTTTGACGGTGAGCCTGAAGTAAAAAAGAGTCGCCCTGCTCCTCACAGAGAGAGCTCTGGCTTTGAGCGCTACCCCAAGAACTTTGAAACGGTTCGCAGAGCTGagccaccacctcctccacgcACTGAACTCCGAGACACAGACCGCAGGGAAAGAGATGAGAGACGGCCCGTACCCATGCATGATCGTCCTATGGGAGCTAGAGCTGCAATGCCTGGCATGTCGCACAACCGCTCACCCAGGGATGGAGGGCATGGATGGAAAAATGATGGCATGAATGCCAACAAGGGAGATATGCG AGGACCTATGCGAATGCGTGCAGAGCGATCAGGCAGAGATGGACCTGGTCCATCACTGAGAGGAGGTTCCTCAGCCAGAGGTGGAAGAAGCAGCTTTAATGACCGAGATGGTGGAAGACCCATGGTGATGAGTGACCAG CCATTTAGCTCCGGCCGCCAGGTTGTAGTGGAACGTCACAGCAGGGAGCAGGGACTGAGGAAGGAGTGGCATGGCGGGTCAAGTTCACAGGGCGCAGGATTCCCTGACAATCGCAGAATGGGAGACAACCGGGGCAGCATGATGGCTCCACCTTCCAG TCACTCCTCGTCTGGAATGAACCGAATTGTACAGATCACCAACAACCCCATTCCCAGCGGTGGCAATGTGGGTGGATTCAAGCCCTTCAAAGGAACGCCACGGCAGTTCTAA